Proteins found in one Paenibacillus dendritiformis genomic segment:
- a CDS encoding ATP-binding cassette domain-containing protein has product MMQVEAVHKSIDSKPVLRGVSFGIEPGRIVGLVGRNGTGKTTLMRTMVGIYSPDQGSVAFDGISVHRYPELKRDIVFVPDAPTALESYTIRECASWYAQIYPNFDLFYFTEAMEEFKLPLHKRVRSLSKGMKMLFSAALGLATKARLILFDEPTNGIDAVAKKQLLSLIVGSLDEESSILISSHMLDELDRIADTVVLLREGRTEEVWELEQLRQQIKKLQIVFGKPEPPAWLYEPDVFVLQQVGRVYTVIVESEAALEALKREEPMLIDELPLSLEDWFTWKSGGDGGAA; this is encoded by the coding sequence ATGATGCAAGTGGAGGCTGTACATAAATCGATTGACAGCAAGCCCGTCCTGCGCGGCGTCAGCTTCGGCATCGAGCCGGGGCGCATCGTCGGGCTCGTGGGCCGGAACGGAACCGGCAAGACGACGCTGATGCGGACGATGGTCGGCATCTATAGCCCGGATCAGGGCAGCGTCGCTTTTGACGGGATTAGCGTTCACCGCTATCCGGAGCTGAAGCGGGATATCGTCTTTGTCCCGGATGCGCCGACGGCGCTGGAATCGTATACGATTCGGGAGTGCGCCAGCTGGTACGCGCAAATTTACCCGAATTTTGATCTTTTTTATTTTACGGAGGCAATGGAAGAATTCAAGCTCCCGCTGCACAAGCGGGTACGGTCGCTGTCGAAGGGCATGAAAATGCTGTTCAGCGCGGCTCTCGGGCTGGCTACGAAAGCGCGGCTGATTCTATTCGACGAGCCGACGAACGGGATAGACGCGGTAGCGAAGAAGCAGCTGTTAAGTCTGATTGTCGGATCGCTGGATGAAGAGTCTTCCATCCTCATCTCATCGCATATGCTGGATGAGCTGGACCGCATCGCTGATACGGTTGTCCTGCTGCGGGAAGGACGGACCGAGGAAGTGTGGGAGCTGGAGCAGCTGCGGCAGCAAATCAAGAAGCTGCAGATCGTGTTCGGCAAGCCGGAGCCGCCAGCCTGGCTCTATGAGCCGGATGTATTCGTCCTCCAGCAGGTCGGCCGGGTGTACACGGTGATTGTGGAATCGGAAGCGGCCTTGGAGGCGTTGAAGCGGGAGGAACCGATGCTGATAGACGAGCTCCCGCTCTCGCTGGAAGATTGGTTTACATGGAAGTCGGGAGGTGACGGGGGTGCTGCATAA
- a CDS encoding ABC transporter permease: MLHNWFVRPLWRKEIRQTWGLLGLMLLLGFFAVLFTHMQQWWFQTPEYIQHNASIFDRDTDNAVSWAFSEKYAIFQFGLALICFLLALWQMGYERRSHISELGFALPYPRWLIYGTKWMVGAAYIISSVFVITVLYAVMLWASPVGSHFHVMVFIKYAFHVIFAVLSVYTFMLFIGSFTGSWTAQAVLTLILFCIYEFMVLMLHQLAYVFFLVPIYQRMDLRGTVWEKLNVLGWITEEIDRYPYGFVGVSALLLLVAGLVLYNRNPLENNGKLILFPSGEKVLIGGFVLCAALLGGNIGYGLVYPGRLGYLIGAGFCFLLGYLIIRTLTRMRL; encoded by the coding sequence GTGCTGCATAATTGGTTTGTCCGGCCGCTGTGGAGGAAGGAGATTCGCCAGACATGGGGCTTGCTCGGGTTGATGCTGCTGCTTGGATTCTTTGCCGTCTTGTTCACACATATGCAGCAATGGTGGTTCCAGACGCCGGAGTATATCCAGCATAACGCCTCGATATTCGACCGAGACACGGATAATGCGGTGAGTTGGGCGTTTTCCGAAAAGTATGCCATTTTCCAGTTCGGTCTTGCACTGATCTGCTTTTTGCTGGCTTTGTGGCAGATGGGCTACGAACGGCGCAGCCACATCAGCGAGCTGGGGTTCGCCTTGCCTTATCCGCGATGGCTTATCTATGGCACGAAATGGATGGTAGGCGCCGCTTATATCATCTCGTCCGTGTTCGTCATCACCGTGCTGTACGCCGTCATGCTGTGGGCATCTCCCGTCGGCTCTCATTTTCACGTCATGGTTTTCATAAAGTACGCGTTCCATGTTATTTTTGCCGTCCTGTCGGTGTATACGTTTATGCTGTTCATCGGTTCCTTCACAGGCAGCTGGACCGCCCAGGCGGTGCTGACCCTCATTCTTTTCTGCATTTATGAGTTTATGGTTTTGATGCTGCACCAGCTTGCCTATGTTTTCTTTCTGGTTCCGATCTACCAGCGTATGGATTTGCGCGGGACCGTATGGGAAAAACTCAATGTCCTGGGGTGGATTACCGAAGAAATCGATCGGTATCCGTACGGATTCGTCGGCGTGTCCGCTCTGCTGCTGCTTGTCGCGGGTCTTGTCCTGTATAACCGCAATCCGCTGGAGAACAACGGCAAGCTGATCTTGTTTCCTTCGGGGGAGAAGGTGCTGATTGGGGGCTTCGTCCTGTGCGCCGCTCTGCTTGGCGGCAATATCGGTTATGGTCTTGTCTACCCGGGCCGCTTGGGATACTTGATTGGGGCCGGATTCTGTTTTCTGCTCGGGTATCTGATCATCCGGACTCTGACTCGGATGAGGCTGTAG
- a CDS encoding ATP-binding protein — protein MISVFLCILFSFHHAEASQPFDFRLIPFMLGVLYGGYRIGLVMVALYTIFIIAFPLYQPAGNQWGDALIYLTPLLFITINKFRQSGLRMRLAIIISFSLLGMLVYSIVYAAYLWTAPVETAVGALGSPFIVLFGIVFLLTACLVLYMMEGTREKTFLQQGYRIVSRQYREEVEKLKQILNTAPLCVIAIDADTRITAINDMMIEGIQLQVPGVTRAQLMGRPLRDLLHKMGDEPNKFIILQWALQKGAVEGEVARLGERDYYILAKSIYSQETGEIVGAVGMAHDVTELSKLRAEIGNMERLHLVGQMAASITHEIRNPMAVIRGFMQLIQEKSPDNMKDYYRIVMDEIDRANGIINDFLALAQNRIVEKEMVHLHDIIKQLSPLLWADANLRGQEIIYQLGENIPELYLDTKEMKQLILNLSRNALESMESMEKRGTLTISTRAVPQGVQLLVSDTGTGIPDSVIEKLFEPFYTTKSKGTGLGLPLCLSIVERHEGTIDIDTSERGTTFVVTFHLDPKRRREAQREQEHHPQDALNAL, from the coding sequence GTGATTTCCGTGTTTCTGTGCATCCTGTTCTCCTTCCATCATGCGGAGGCTTCGCAGCCATTCGATTTTCGGCTGATTCCTTTTATGCTGGGCGTGCTATACGGCGGATACCGCATCGGATTGGTTATGGTGGCCCTTTATACCATTTTTATTATCGCTTTTCCACTATATCAACCGGCGGGGAACCAATGGGGAGATGCCCTGATTTATTTAACCCCGCTATTGTTTATTACCATTAACAAATTCCGTCAGTCCGGCTTGCGAATGCGGCTTGCCATCATTATTTCCTTCTCGCTGCTCGGTATGCTCGTCTACAGCATTGTCTACGCAGCGTATCTCTGGACCGCTCCGGTTGAGACCGCTGTCGGAGCCCTCGGCTCTCCCTTTATCGTCTTATTCGGCATCGTGTTTCTGCTTACCGCGTGCTTGGTGCTGTATATGATGGAAGGCACGAGAGAGAAGACGTTCCTGCAGCAGGGATATCGGATCGTCTCCCGTCAATACCGGGAGGAGGTCGAGAAGCTCAAGCAGATTCTCAATACGGCTCCGCTCTGCGTCATTGCCATCGATGCGGATACCCGCATCACCGCTATCAACGACATGATGATCGAAGGGATCCAGCTGCAGGTTCCCGGCGTGACGAGGGCTCAATTAATGGGGCGTCCACTGAGGGATCTGCTGCACAAGATGGGAGATGAGCCGAATAAGTTCATTATCCTGCAATGGGCTTTGCAAAAAGGGGCCGTCGAAGGCGAAGTCGCGCGCCTTGGTGAACGGGATTACTACATTTTGGCGAAGTCCATCTACAGTCAAGAGACCGGGGAGATTGTCGGTGCGGTCGGCATGGCACATGATGTGACTGAGCTGTCCAAGCTGCGCGCCGAGATCGGCAACATGGAGCGGCTGCATCTGGTCGGCCAGATGGCTGCCAGCATTACGCACGAGATCCGCAACCCGATGGCGGTCATTCGCGGGTTCATGCAATTAATCCAGGAGAAGAGTCCCGACAATATGAAGGACTATTACCGGATTGTTATGGACGAGATCGACCGTGCCAACGGGATCATCAACGATTTCCTGGCGCTGGCGCAAAACCGTATCGTGGAGAAGGAAATGGTCCATCTGCATGATATTATAAAGCAGCTGTCGCCGCTGCTGTGGGCGGATGCCAATCTGCGCGGCCAGGAGATCATCTATCAATTGGGCGAGAATATTCCGGAGCTGTACTTGGATACGAAAGAAATGAAGCAGCTTATTCTGAACCTGTCGCGCAATGCGCTGGAATCGATGGAGTCGATGGAGAAGCGGGGGACATTAACGATCTCGACCCGTGCCGTGCCTCAAGGCGTGCAGCTGCTTGTAAGTGATACCGGGACAGGAATTCCGGACTCCGTCATAGAAAAGCTGTTCGAGCCGTTCTATACGACCAAGTCGAAAGGGACCGGACTAGGCTTGCCGCTCTGCTTGAGCATCGTCGAACGGCATGAAGGAACAATTGATATTGATACGTCGGAGAGAGGGACCACGTTCGTGGTCACCTTCCATCTCGATCCGAAGCGGCGAAGAGAAGCGCAGCGGGAGCAGGAACATCATCCGCAGGACGCGTTGAACGCGCTCTAG
- a CDS encoding GntR family transcriptional regulator, with the protein MFRLQEQSASPIYEQIVDQMKALIATGALQAGEKVPSVRELSAMLLVNPNTVSKAYQELERQGVIVTMRGKGTFVAEAASPGMAEERKKKLREDVKRIALEAKHLGLEPSSLLDMVEQACHEWWREES; encoded by the coding sequence ATGTTTCGTCTGCAAGAGCAGAGCGCTTCGCCGATTTATGAGCAGATTGTGGACCAGATGAAAGCGCTCATCGCGACGGGAGCGCTGCAAGCAGGAGAGAAGGTGCCCTCGGTGCGCGAGCTGTCCGCCATGCTGCTGGTTAACCCGAATACGGTCAGCAAGGCTTATCAGGAGCTCGAACGGCAAGGGGTGATTGTGACGATGCGGGGCAAAGGCACGTTTGTCGCTGAAGCGGCTTCTCCCGGCATGGCGGAGGAACGGAAGAAGAAGCTGAGAGAGGACGTCAAGCGGATCGCCCTGGAAGCGAAGCATCTCGGACTGGAACCGTCCAGTCTGCTGGACATGGTGGAGCAGGCATGTCATGAATGGTGGAGGGAAGAATCATGA
- a CDS encoding Na+/H+ antiporter NhaC family protein: MLTPRQLAVSVLTTIGGLTAAYLLGLPHIAGFATGFLVLALCSRKQGHPWPDLLRYMRAGALHTMEVVWILLMVGLMIPAWTISGTIPYLIEQGLSWIHPAWMTTLTFWLSALFSMLLGTSTGTLSAVGIPMMGVAAVAGVPLPLMAGALVSGAFVGDRTSPFSSAHRLVADSTGTPVKLQARAMLPTTLLGLGAATAVFALFDWTGAWIVPAEALQMEAYRDAFAFHPLLILPALVLVAAILLRVTTRYAFLLSIVTAIILGTWLQGHDPLTWWNGLLWGYDHASLPSLHTKGVLNMVDLVLLIAMAGAFNGILESTRTLEPYMASFLGAKPSLPGATARIGLFGFILALVSCTQTLPIMMSGRSVLPLWATRFPPAQLSRIVADTALVFAALIPWNMLAVLCATILNVPVHQYALFAVFLWILPLCTWLISFLIQRKRTGLPGTQTLSG, translated from the coding sequence ATGTTGACCCCGCGCCAGCTCGCTGTATCGGTCCTGACGACGATAGGCGGCCTTACCGCTGCCTATCTGCTCGGTCTGCCGCATATTGCCGGCTTTGCTACCGGCTTCCTTGTGCTCGCTCTCTGCTCGCGCAAGCAGGGCCATCCCTGGCCCGACCTGCTTCGCTATATGCGTGCGGGCGCCCTCCATACGATGGAAGTCGTCTGGATTCTGCTTATGGTCGGCCTGATGATTCCGGCCTGGACGATCAGCGGAACCATCCCTTATCTAATCGAACAGGGACTGTCCTGGATCCATCCGGCCTGGATGACCACGCTCACCTTCTGGTTGTCCGCTCTATTTTCCATGCTGCTGGGCACCTCGACAGGAACATTGAGCGCAGTAGGCATCCCGATGATGGGAGTCGCAGCGGTGGCTGGCGTGCCGCTGCCCCTTATGGCCGGGGCACTCGTATCCGGTGCGTTCGTCGGGGATCGCACCTCCCCCTTCTCGAGCGCCCACCGCTTGGTCGCCGATTCAACGGGAACCCCCGTCAAGCTCCAGGCGAGGGCCATGCTGCCCACAACCCTGCTCGGCCTCGGCGCGGCTACGGCCGTCTTCGCCTTGTTCGACTGGACGGGAGCATGGATCGTTCCGGCCGAGGCATTGCAGATGGAAGCCTATCGCGATGCCTTTGCATTTCACCCGCTGCTGATCCTGCCCGCTCTCGTTCTGGTCGCGGCCATCTTATTACGGGTTACAACGCGGTACGCCTTCCTGCTCTCCATCGTGACGGCAATCATTCTCGGCACCTGGCTCCAGGGCCACGATCCGCTGACATGGTGGAACGGCCTGCTGTGGGGATATGACCATGCCTCGCTGCCCTCGCTGCATACGAAAGGCGTGCTCAATATGGTCGATCTCGTCCTGCTGATTGCGATGGCCGGCGCCTTCAACGGCATCCTGGAGTCGACGCGCACCTTGGAGCCGTATATGGCCTCCTTTTTGGGCGCGAAGCCGTCCCTGCCCGGGGCCACGGCGCGCATCGGCTTATTCGGCTTCATCTTGGCGCTTGTCTCCTGCACGCAAACTCTGCCCATCATGATGTCAGGACGGAGCGTGCTGCCGCTGTGGGCCACCCGCTTCCCGCCAGCGCAGCTCTCCCGCATCGTCGCCGACACGGCGCTTGTCTTCGCTGCCCTGATCCCGTGGAATATGCTGGCCGTCCTCTGCGCCACAATTCTAAATGTGCCTGTCCATCAATACGCGCTCTTTGCCGTCTTTCTATGGATACTGCCGCTATGCACGTGGCTTATCTCCTTCCTGATTCAGCGGAAGCGCACGGGCTTGCCAGGCACCCAAACACTATCAGGCTGA
- the nadE gene encoding ammonia-dependent NAD(+) synthetase has translation MSLQEEIINRFGVKPQIDVDAEIRKRVDFLKQYVTNAGAKGLLIAISGGIDSAVAAGLCKRATDELSAESGQEYMTLGVFQPYGEQVDIADSYAVAEAFQLKHTVETNIEEAVNEVALEVEQGFKGLGQPRHISVPGKGNIKARIRMVAQYALAFDLNLIVVGTDHASEALTGFYTKWGDGAVDITPLSSLNKRQIRQLAERLGVPRSVIDKVPTAGLWEGQTDEKELGVSYEHNSDYLEGKPVPSDVQAKLEQHYRKTEHKRAPIPGI, from the coding sequence ATGAGCCTACAAGAGGAAATCATCAATCGGTTCGGAGTCAAGCCCCAAATCGATGTAGATGCCGAAATCCGCAAACGTGTTGATTTTTTGAAGCAGTATGTGACCAACGCAGGTGCGAAAGGGCTGCTGATCGCCATTAGCGGCGGAATCGACAGCGCAGTCGCCGCCGGCTTGTGCAAGCGCGCCACCGACGAGCTATCTGCGGAATCCGGCCAGGAGTACATGACGCTGGGCGTGTTCCAGCCCTATGGGGAGCAGGTTGACATTGCCGACAGCTATGCCGTCGCGGAAGCGTTTCAGTTGAAGCATACCGTCGAGACCAACATCGAAGAAGCGGTGAACGAGGTTGCGCTTGAGGTCGAGCAAGGCTTCAAGGGACTCGGTCAACCGCGCCATATCAGCGTTCCTGGAAAAGGGAACATCAAAGCGCGGATACGGATGGTCGCCCAATATGCGCTGGCGTTCGACCTGAACCTGATCGTCGTCGGCACGGACCATGCATCCGAAGCGTTGACCGGCTTCTACACCAAATGGGGCGACGGAGCCGTGGACATCACTCCGCTGTCCTCCCTGAACAAGCGCCAGATTCGCCAGCTTGCCGAACGGCTAGGCGTCCCGCGCAGCGTCATCGACAAAGTGCCGACCGCCGGCCTCTGGGAGGGGCAGACCGACGAGAAAGAGCTGGGTGTCTCCTACGAGCACAACAGCGACTACCTGGAGGGCAAACCGGTTCCCTCCGACGTTCAAGCGAAGCTCGAACAGCATTATCGCAAAACCGAGCACAAACGCGCCCCGATTCCTGGCATCTAA
- a CDS encoding BrxA/BrxB family bacilliredoxin, with protein MSMSFEQYMRDMVQPMRNELTSIGFEELRTPEEVEAKLPTAKGTALVVVNSVCGCAAGQCRPGVRKALEHEVTPDHLFTVFAGQDKEATAQAREYFAPYPPSSPSIALMKDGKLVHFIERHSVEDRSAEQIAADLTAAFDRHCR; from the coding sequence ATGTCTATGTCTTTTGAGCAATATATGCGCGATATGGTGCAGCCGATGCGCAACGAATTGACATCGATTGGCTTCGAAGAATTGCGGACGCCGGAAGAGGTGGAAGCGAAGCTGCCGACGGCGAAGGGAACCGCGCTTGTAGTCGTGAACTCCGTATGCGGCTGTGCAGCGGGACAATGCCGTCCAGGCGTGCGCAAAGCGTTGGAGCATGAAGTGACGCCGGATCATTTGTTCACCGTTTTTGCAGGGCAGGACAAAGAAGCTACGGCACAAGCGCGCGAATACTTTGCGCCGTATCCGCCGTCTTCCCCATCGATCGCTTTGATGAAGGATGGCAAATTGGTCCATTTTATCGAACGCCACAGCGTAGAAGACCGCTCTGCCGAGCAGATTGCAGCGGATCTGACAGCAGCATTTGATCGCCACTGCCGCTAA
- a CDS encoding ABC transporter permease, producing the protein MKRPVSGPWRLALYRWSTNAAYQWKALRSALDWTVWLYIAIPALLLGIKFYYDWWTLPLPADWIVLPREVWLLPFLLPVLSGTLHTWSEAGDVLFLRQKQAWWSRLAAFGLLTYTVRSVVMTGIIGVVAAPWLMKGYGLSAGELAALGAGNASLSILSACLRNRVQTEWHGWRRWGLGLLAGSVVIAAYCGLVYILSIHPFLPLGGALLLCILAAPFIRYRLHVTHAFERDVELESQARMRLTALLLSQSMDKPVRRKRKRGLLFPRSGYFMKRKHGGQVIGSLAVKSLLRSRNHFLFYLRFVGIGLFAAVTCVNSLPGLYYFIVPVLCGVLSYWLSLYWREFIEGDVPSMFSFRSSHLQQAAAHMIQVLASVPGFLWALAGGLFIAPPLMALGMALLGGLAAGALGTVIVQMKGWKQKTKEEKHGHSGA; encoded by the coding sequence TTGAAGCGGCCGGTCTCCGGGCCGTGGAGGCTCGCTCTGTACCGATGGTCGACGAATGCCGCATATCAATGGAAGGCGCTCCGGTCCGCGCTGGATTGGACCGTGTGGCTCTATATCGCCATTCCGGCGCTGCTGCTCGGCATCAAGTTTTATTATGATTGGTGGACCCTTCCGCTGCCGGCGGACTGGATTGTGCTGCCGAGGGAAGTATGGCTGCTGCCGTTCCTCCTGCCGGTGCTGTCCGGAACGCTTCATACCTGGAGCGAAGCGGGCGACGTGCTGTTCCTTAGGCAGAAACAAGCATGGTGGAGCCGGCTGGCCGCCTTCGGATTGCTGACGTACACGGTCCGCAGCGTGGTGATGACAGGCATTATCGGAGTTGTGGCGGCCCCTTGGCTGATGAAGGGCTACGGCCTGTCTGCCGGGGAATTGGCGGCTTTGGGCGCGGGAAACGCCTCCTTATCCATATTATCGGCATGCCTTCGCAACCGCGTGCAGACGGAATGGCACGGCTGGCGGCGTTGGGGGCTCGGTCTGTTGGCGGGCTCTGTCGTGATTGCCGCCTATTGCGGGCTCGTCTACATTTTGTCCATTCATCCATTCCTGCCGTTGGGCGGAGCGCTGCTGCTCTGTATCCTGGCCGCGCCGTTTATCCGGTATCGCCTGCATGTAACCCATGCTTTTGAACGCGATGTCGAGCTGGAGAGCCAGGCACGGATGAGACTGACCGCGCTGCTGCTGTCGCAGAGCATGGATAAGCCTGTGCGGCGCAAGCGGAAGCGGGGACTGCTGTTCCCGCGCTCGGGATATTTCATGAAGCGGAAGCATGGCGGACAGGTCATCGGCTCTTTGGCTGTGAAGTCATTGCTTCGCAGCCGCAATCATTTTTTGTTCTATTTGCGGTTTGTCGGGATTGGGTTGTTCGCTGCCGTTACCTGCGTCAATTCTTTGCCAGGCCTGTATTATTTCATCGTTCCCGTCCTGTGCGGCGTACTCAGCTATTGGCTGAGCTTATATTGGAGGGAATTCATTGAAGGAGATGTGCCTTCGATGTTCTCGTTCCGATCGTCGCATCTGCAGCAGGCGGCGGCTCATATGATTCAAGTGCTGGCGTCTGTTCCTGGCTTCCTCTGGGCGCTGGCAGGCGGGCTGTTCATTGCGCCGCCGCTTATGGCTCTCGGCATGGCGCTGCTGGGCGGACTGGCCGCCGGGGCGCTCGGAACCGTCATCGTGCAGATGAAAGGCTGGAAGCAGAAGACGAAGGAAGAGAAGCACGGTCATTCTGGGGCGTGA
- a CDS encoding NAD(P)/FAD-dependent oxidoreductase: MKETDIIVIGGGPSGLMACIAAAGEGADVLLIDKGDKLGRKLGISGGGRCNVTNNKDLDDLIRHIPGNGRFLHSAFSHFNNQDIIRFFEGLGIALKEEDNGRMFPVSDKAKTVVEALIGEVRKRGVSMMTNRPVSEVLYAGGAVEGVRLSDGTIIRAKSVIIATGGKSVPRTGSTGDGYPWAEAAGHTITELYPTEVPLTSQAYFIREKLLQGLSLQDIRLTVWNAKGKKIIQHDGDLLFTHFGLSGPAALRCSQFVVKERKRTGQETVLLTINMKPELSPEELERQLMERWSQEPKKALKNVLKHLVPERMVPILLQQAGIEESVTRDHIRKQPLQELCRLITSFPVKVNGTLSLEEAFVTGGGVNLKEIDPRTMESKLMRGLFFCGEILDVHGYTGGYNITAAFATGYTAGKHAAALQ, from the coding sequence ATGAAAGAGACCGATATTATAGTTATCGGCGGCGGACCGTCAGGATTGATGGCCTGTATTGCTGCTGCGGGTGAAGGCGCGGACGTGCTGCTGATCGACAAAGGGGACAAGCTGGGCCGCAAGCTCGGCATTTCGGGCGGCGGACGGTGCAACGTGACGAATAATAAAGATTTGGATGATCTGATTCGGCATATTCCGGGGAACGGGAGATTTTTACATAGCGCGTTTTCTCATTTCAATAATCAGGATATTATCCGCTTCTTCGAAGGACTCGGCATCGCGTTGAAGGAAGAGGATAACGGCCGGATGTTCCCGGTGTCCGACAAGGCGAAGACCGTGGTCGAAGCGCTTATCGGGGAAGTCCGCAAGCGGGGCGTCTCGATGATGACGAACCGGCCCGTGTCTGAGGTGCTCTACGCGGGCGGCGCCGTGGAAGGCGTCCGCCTGTCGGATGGCACTATCATCCGCGCGAAGTCGGTCATCATTGCGACGGGAGGCAAGTCCGTTCCCCGCACAGGCTCTACCGGCGATGGCTACCCTTGGGCCGAAGCTGCCGGACATACGATCACCGAGCTGTATCCAACGGAGGTGCCGCTAACCTCTCAAGCTTATTTTATCCGCGAGAAGCTGCTGCAAGGCCTGTCGCTTCAAGATATCCGTCTTACGGTGTGGAACGCCAAGGGCAAAAAGATCATTCAGCACGATGGAGATCTCCTCTTTACGCATTTCGGGCTGTCTGGGCCAGCCGCGCTCCGCTGCAGCCAGTTCGTCGTCAAGGAGCGGAAGCGCACCGGACAGGAGACGGTCCTGCTGACCATCAACATGAAGCCGGAGCTCAGTCCGGAGGAGCTGGAGCGGCAGCTGATGGAGCGGTGGAGCCAGGAGCCGAAGAAGGCGCTCAAAAATGTGCTCAAGCACCTGGTACCCGAGCGGATGGTGCCCATCCTGCTCCAGCAGGCCGGCATCGAGGAGAGTGTGACCCGCGATCATATTCGCAAGCAGCCGCTGCAAGAACTGTGCCGGCTGATTACGTCCTTCCCCGTCAAGGTGAACGGCACCTTGTCGCTGGAGGAAGCGTTCGTCACGGGCGGCGGAGTCAATTTGAAGGAGATTGACCCGCGCACGATGGAGTCGAAGCTGATGAGAGGACTCTTTTTCTGCGGCGAGATTCTTGATGTGCATGGCTATACGGGCGGCTATAACATTACGGCCGCATTCGCTACCGGATATACAGCCGGGAAGCATGCCGCCGCCCTCCAATAA
- a CDS encoding alpha/beta hydrolase family protein, which produces MKYAFTCSGQDGRILRGDVFLPAQPQRPAVLLIAHGYKGFKDWGMFPYAAEEIANRSGLLAITFNFSHNGVGPSLDRFDQPERFAINTYGEEQTDLATLLDWVRSPEFPEWLAAQGGSFSWSKEMPLYLLGHSRGGASCLLYALEHPDHIAGVLTWNGVTNMDLFSAEQKQEMRDKGQSKVINARTGEALPLSRLLLDDLEANRDKYNLIHRVRDAGFPLALIQGSDDLPGFRDGSARLVASYPEAEWITIEGGGHTFNTVHPFQGTTPELEAAIEATVQWLQAR; this is translated from the coding sequence TTGAAGTATGCATTCACCTGTTCAGGGCAGGACGGCCGCATCCTGCGCGGGGACGTATTTCTGCCTGCGCAACCGCAGCGCCCGGCAGTGCTTCTCATTGCTCACGGGTACAAAGGGTTCAAGGATTGGGGAATGTTCCCTTATGCAGCGGAGGAGATCGCCAATCGCAGCGGACTGCTTGCGATAACCTTTAATTTTTCGCATAATGGCGTCGGCCCTTCGCTTGACCGCTTCGATCAGCCGGAGCGGTTCGCGATCAATACGTACGGAGAGGAGCAGACCGACCTTGCCACGCTGCTCGATTGGGTTCGATCCCCCGAATTCCCGGAATGGCTGGCTGCCCAAGGCGGAAGCTTTTCTTGGTCGAAGGAGATGCCGCTCTATCTGCTCGGCCACAGCCGGGGCGGGGCAAGCTGCCTGCTGTATGCGCTGGAGCATCCGGATCATATCGCAGGCGTGCTTACGTGGAATGGCGTGACGAATATGGATTTATTCTCCGCGGAGCAGAAGCAGGAAATGCGGGACAAGGGGCAATCCAAGGTCATTAACGCCCGCACGGGCGAAGCTCTTCCGTTGTCCCGTCTGCTGCTGGACGACCTGGAAGCCAATCGCGATAAATATAACCTGATTCATCGCGTCCGCGATGCCGGCTTCCCTCTGGCGCTCATCCAAGGCTCGGACGATCTGCCGGGCTTTCGCGACGGCTCGGCCCGTCTGGTCGCCAGCTATCCGGAAGCGGAGTGGATTACGATCGAAGGGGGCGGCCATACGTTCAACACGGTTCACCCGTTCCAAGGCACGACACCGGAGCTGGAGGCCGCCATTGAAGCAACCGTTCAGTGGCTGCAGGCCCGCTAA